A window of Nitrospirota bacterium contains these coding sequences:
- a CDS encoding M23 family metallopeptidase, whose amino-acid sequence MEKHEESYTIMVLPNPTSKTYRFCVTKKTLKKIAGISSCGVLLLIFFLFQYFYLIGETWELNSLQKETVAQKLQLQMFSNRIEDLKKQMVRLKELDAKLRVIADIGPSKVNTEFFGMGGAEAASPIENLIENKNNPSGMIKKMEQDVSLLQSASIQQQVSFQELSEVMKEHQTMWTSTPSVWPVKGWMTSGFGNRVSPFTGMVSLHKGIDIAAKPETPITAPAAGIVRYDGFDSGFGREVRIEHGYGMETVYGHLAKSAVKVGQRIKRGDIIGYVGNTGLSTGPHLHYEIHVNSVPVNPLKYIIN is encoded by the coding sequence ATGGAAAAACATGAAGAGTCTTACACGATCATGGTTCTTCCCAACCCGACGTCAAAGACCTATCGATTTTGCGTCACCAAAAAGACCTTAAAAAAGATCGCAGGCATTTCTTCGTGCGGCGTTCTTTTATTGATTTTTTTCCTGTTTCAATATTTTTATCTGATTGGAGAGACATGGGAGTTGAATTCCCTTCAAAAGGAAACCGTTGCCCAAAAACTTCAGCTTCAAATGTTTTCCAACCGAATTGAAGACCTTAAAAAACAGATGGTCCGTTTAAAAGAACTGGACGCAAAGTTAAGAGTGATTGCGGATATCGGGCCGTCAAAGGTAAATACGGAGTTTTTTGGAATGGGCGGAGCGGAAGCGGCAAGCCCTATCGAAAATTTAATTGAAAATAAAAACAACCCCTCGGGGATGATTAAAAAAATGGAACAGGATGTTTCGCTCCTCCAGTCGGCTTCGATTCAACAGCAGGTTAGTTTTCAGGAATTAAGCGAAGTTATGAAGGAACACCAAACGATGTGGACCTCGACCCCGTCGGTCTGGCCGGTGAAGGGTTGGATGACGTCCGGTTTCGGAAACCGGGTTTCCCCTTTTACGGGAATGGTCTCCCTTCATAAGGGGATTGATATTGCCGCGAAACCCGAAACGCCGATTACCGCTCCCGCCGCCGGAATTGTGAGGTATGACGGCTTTGACAGCGGTTTTGGCCGTGAAGTGAGAATAGAACATGGTTACGGCATGGAGACGGTTTACGGCCATTTGGCGAAGTCTGCCGTAAAAGTCGGACAGCGGATAAAAAGAGGAGATATTATCGGCTACGTCGGAAATACCGGCCTTTCAACGGGCCCGCATCTTCATTACGAAATTCATGTTAATTCGGTTCCCGTCAACCCGCTAAAGTATATTATTAATTAA
- the pilO gene encoding type 4a pilus biogenesis protein PilO → MTFLEKINQFLGLKRFPVLYQTLKDPIYAGILLTLIITLIGGLFYGPKKREVTRLNEERNLTQSQTVQKEKNLSLLKEQVNRINLRLQRRSLNIDHLTANERKMSQVLEKMALLAAGDSVEVISFRPDSRQEEEKEVLLTVRVKVKTRFNELERYLSKLDHFPQPVKIDRIKIETLEDETPLIFAELLVTTRLKKEEG, encoded by the coding sequence TTGACCTTTTTGGAAAAAATCAATCAATTCCTGGGATTAAAACGATTTCCCGTTTTATATCAAACGTTGAAGGATCCCATTTATGCCGGAATCTTGTTGACCTTGATCATCACCCTGATCGGCGGTTTATTTTATGGCCCTAAAAAACGCGAGGTGACCCGATTAAACGAGGAGCGAAATTTAACGCAGTCGCAGACGGTCCAAAAAGAAAAGAACCTCTCTCTTTTGAAGGAACAGGTCAATAGAATCAACTTAAGGCTTCAACGAAGGTCGTTGAACATCGACCATCTTACGGCCAATGAACGAAAAATGTCCCAGGTTTTGGAGAAGATGGCTCTTTTGGCCGCCGGAGATTCGGTTGAAGTGATTTCATTCCGACCGGACTCCCGGCAGGAAGAGGAAAAAGAGGTCCTTTTAACCGTAAGGGTCAAGGTTAAAACCCGTTTTAATGAACTTGAGCGTTATTTATCCAAGCTGGACCATTTTCCCCAACCGGTTAAAATTGATCGGATTAAGATTGAAACCCTGGAGGACGAAACCCCATTGATTTTTGCTGAACTGCTTGTGACGACGCGGCTTAAGAAAGAGGAAGGATGA
- a CDS encoding PilN domain-containing protein, whose translation MKREINLITDEFVFDPFSRIQPKLLAVWLVILILGFAWEIGSRMVEIKERKAELTQLQNRLAQISKEEQDLTLFIQKNGQMESENFFKEVIKWKEILSVISSTVPEGAWLKNLEGGITQGGGSDGNPQSAFKEIKFVGFANSYAPITLLLSRLERQPLFSQIRLIYTQKGESHEDRAIHFEITGRIN comes from the coding sequence ATGAAGAGAGAAATAAATTTAATAACGGACGAGTTCGTCTTTGACCCGTTCAGCCGGATTCAACCAAAACTATTGGCGGTCTGGCTGGTTATTTTGATTTTAGGGTTTGCCTGGGAGATCGGTTCACGAATGGTGGAGATTAAAGAGAGGAAAGCCGAACTGACTCAACTTCAAAACCGTCTTGCCCAAATTTCTAAGGAAGAGCAGGACCTGACCCTCTTTATTCAGAAAAACGGCCAGATGGAAAGCGAAAATTTTTTTAAAGAGGTCATTAAATGGAAAGAAATTCTTTCTGTAATAAGCTCAACGGTTCCTGAAGGGGCATGGCTTAAAAACCTTGAGGGAGGAATAACACAGGGCGGGGGATCGGATGGAAATCCGCAATCTGCTTTTAAAGAGATAAAGTTCGTCGGTTTTGCCAATTCTTACGCGCCGATAACCCTTCTTCTTTCAAGGCTTGAACGTCAGCCTCTCTTTTCCCAAATTCGATTGATTTACACCCAAAAAGGGGAGAGTCATGAAGATCGGGCTATCCACTTCGAAATAACAGGAAGGATCAATTGA
- the pilQ gene encoding type IV pilus secretin PilQ: MRNSNRWMVLLFFSLSLLFIEKALGQDHIVRILPEGENNGNSSRFSLEFREADVKDVLRAIGQENHINVIIREDVKGKVTLSFKNVTLDEALDAILRNQNLWASKNGSIMTIAHTSSPEGEEDLVTRLIPVNYATVKDLQDSVKGLLSKKGNIAVDSRSNSLIIKDIPENIEKISTLVKTLDNKTPQVMIEAKIVEANTNFTRELGIQWGGLYNNGNYSLLGGVTKSSSTDTFFNPLTNGIGYSGAPYAVNLPATVGPGLGGSIGLSYANIANNLLLDVQLSAMQDTGKGKILSKPKILTLDHKEARISSGTEILIPTATLVSGGATSGGTPTGSSATSGVTTINAKLELVVTPHITPDHQILMHIRTEKKEPDYSHQVQNIPPLTTRTAETDLIVKNGSTVAIGGIITKNESVKENGIPFLSDIPILGWLFKKQNKGNQETELIIFITPSEYNDEIADNLSNSKNVQK, translated from the coding sequence ATGAGAAACTCTAATCGGTGGATGGTTTTATTATTCTTTAGCCTCTCTCTTTTATTTATTGAAAAAGCCTTGGGCCAGGATCATATCGTGAGAATCCTGCCAGAGGGTGAAAATAACGGAAATTCATCAAGATTTTCTCTTGAATTTCGGGAGGCCGATGTAAAAGATGTTCTCCGGGCCATCGGGCAGGAAAATCATATCAATGTCATTATCAGGGAGGATGTAAAAGGGAAAGTGACCTTGAGCTTCAAAAACGTCACGCTGGATGAAGCCCTGGATGCGATCTTACGAAACCAAAATCTTTGGGCGAGCAAAAACGGGTCTATCATGACGATTGCCCATACCTCTTCTCCCGAAGGGGAAGAAGATCTGGTAACCCGCCTGATCCCGGTAAATTATGCCACCGTAAAAGATCTCCAGGACTCCGTGAAAGGCCTATTAAGCAAAAAAGGGAATATCGCGGTGGATTCCCGTTCTAACTCACTCATTATTAAAGATATTCCTGAAAATATCGAAAAAATATCAACTCTGGTAAAAACGCTGGATAATAAAACCCCCCAGGTCATGATTGAGGCAAAAATTGTTGAAGCAAATACCAACTTTACGCGTGAACTGGGAATCCAATGGGGAGGTCTTTATAATAACGGGAATTATTCCCTCCTGGGTGGCGTGACCAAAAGCTCATCTACCGACACGTTTTTTAATCCACTGACCAACGGGATAGGATATAGCGGCGCTCCTTATGCCGTGAATCTGCCGGCCACGGTTGGACCCGGCCTGGGAGGCTCAATCGGTTTGTCTTATGCGAATATTGCCAACAATTTGCTTTTAGATGTTCAACTATCCGCCATGCAGGACACCGGAAAGGGAAAAATATTGTCGAAACCCAAAATTCTGACGCTCGATCATAAAGAAGCGAGAATTTCGAGCGGGACGGAAATCTTGATTCCAACCGCAACCCTTGTTTCGGGAGGAGCAACCTCCGGCGGGACTCCCACAGGCTCTTCAGCAACCAGCGGGGTTACGACGATAAACGCAAAACTGGAGTTAGTGGTAACGCCTCATATTACGCCGGACCATCAGATCCTGATGCACATAAGAACTGAGAAAAAAGAACCCGACTACAGCCACCAGGTTCAAAATATTCCTCCACTCACGACCCGAACGGCTGAAACAGATTTAATTGTCAAAAACGGTTCGACGGTCGCCATAGGGGGAATTATTACGAAAAATGAATCTGTCAAAGAAAATGGAATTCCCTTTTTATCAGACATTCCTATTTTGGGATGGTTGTTTAAAAAGCAAAATAAAGGAAATCAGGAGACGGAATTAATCATCTTTATTACGCCTTCCGAGTATAATGATGAAATCGCCGACAACCTGTCAAATTCAAAAAATGTACAAAAGTGA